A part of Mycolicibacterium sp. TUM20985 genomic DNA contains:
- a CDS encoding DUF732 domain-containing protein produces MKTTIAITLAIGIAIGAAPTAAAEESDYLDQLQPSLAFLSTEQLLTEGYRVCQFIGAGRPSADAIPMVVKDLQVTVATAYALVPAALSTLDC; encoded by the coding sequence ATGAAGACGACCATTGCCATCACCCTCGCGATCGGCATCGCGATCGGTGCCGCTCCGACCGCAGCGGCCGAGGAGAGCGACTACCTCGATCAGCTCCAGCCCAGCCTCGCCTTCCTCAGCACCGAGCAGCTGCTGACCGAGGGATACCGGGTTTGCCAGTTCATCGGCGCGGGGAGACCCTCGGCCGATGCGATCCCGATGGTCGTGAAGGACCTTCAGGTCACGGTGGCTACGGCGTACGCCCTGGTGCCCGCTGCGCTGTCGACCCTCGACTGCTGA
- a CDS encoding zinc-binding dehydrogenase, whose product MTTELPDTALELRSLVTPQGTLELSLQDVPVPTPADDEVLVRVEASPINPSDLGLLIATADMAGATVTGTADRPVVTAPLAAGTLDGLSARVGQSLPVGNEGAGTVVATGASPAAQALLGRTVGMAGGGMYTQYRAVDAAACLVLPDGATPRDGASSFVNPLTALGMVETMRREGHSALVHTAAASNLGQMLVRVCAEDGIPLVNVVRKPEQEELLRSIGAEYVCNSTSPSFDDDLIAALTATSATLAFDATGGGTLASQILNGMEVAAKATASEYSRYGSSVHKQVYIYGGLDTGPTTLIRNFGMAWGIGGWLLTPFLQTAGADTIGRLRARVASGLTTTFASTYTREVSLGGMLDPGAFNAYVKRATGEKFLVTP is encoded by the coding sequence ATGACCACGGAACTGCCCGACACCGCACTCGAACTGCGTTCGCTCGTGACGCCGCAGGGCACGCTGGAACTGTCGCTGCAGGACGTCCCAGTGCCCACCCCCGCCGACGACGAGGTGTTGGTCCGCGTGGAGGCGTCACCAATCAACCCGTCGGATTTGGGCCTGCTCATCGCCACCGCGGACATGGCCGGCGCGACCGTCACGGGAACGGCAGACCGCCCCGTCGTCACGGCCCCGTTGGCGGCCGGCACCCTCGACGGCCTCTCGGCGCGGGTCGGGCAGTCGCTCCCCGTCGGCAACGAGGGGGCGGGGACCGTCGTGGCCACCGGTGCATCGCCCGCCGCACAGGCTCTCCTCGGTAGGACCGTCGGAATGGCGGGTGGCGGAATGTACACGCAGTACCGCGCGGTCGATGCGGCCGCGTGTCTGGTGTTGCCGGACGGAGCCACGCCACGCGACGGGGCGTCATCGTTCGTCAACCCCTTGACCGCGCTCGGAATGGTGGAAACCATGCGGCGCGAAGGACACTCGGCATTGGTGCATACCGCCGCGGCCTCCAACCTCGGTCAGATGCTGGTCAGGGTCTGCGCCGAAGACGGCATCCCACTGGTCAACGTCGTCCGCAAGCCGGAGCAGGAGGAACTGCTGCGGTCGATCGGCGCAGAGTACGTCTGCAATTCGACGTCGCCGTCGTTCGACGATGATCTCATCGCGGCCTTGACGGCGACGTCGGCCACGCTGGCGTTCGACGCCACGGGGGGCGGCACCCTGGCGAGTCAGATCCTCAACGGCATGGAGGTGGCCGCCAAGGCCACCGCTTCGGAGTACTCGCGCTACGGGTCGTCGGTGCACAAGCAGGTGTACATCTACGGCGGACTCGACACCGGGCCCACCACCCTCATTCGAAACTTCGGGATGGCGTGGGGAATTGGTGGCTGGCTGCTCACCCCGTTCCTGCAGACTGCCGGCGCCGACACCATCGGACGGCTCCGAGCGCGTGTCGCGTCCGGGCTCACCACGACGTTCGCGAGCACCTACACCCGTGAGGTGTCACTCGGGGGAATGCTCGATCCCGGCGCGTTCAACGCCTACGTGAAGCGGGCGACGGGAGAGAAGTTCCTCGTCACCCCGTAG
- a CDS encoding DUF1906 domain-containing protein — MSASRRDALRYLLAGAGLGAVAAMHDVPPASAATPQLIDFAEHLVAPEQISAAGYVGAVVFVSASRPGANFDFKPVTRGYADALRANGLHVVSNFQYGKPGWPTPSDYTRGYDGGVADGQTALRLHAAAGGPDSAPIFFSVDEDIDRDTWNSLASQWFRGINSVVGAGRTGIYGHSRACAWAIGDGVVGASSTAGRRWAWQTRAWSHGEREPAAVLYQTAIFTASEAAVVLGGVHVDADDILAVDFGQWDLDR; from the coding sequence ATGAGCGCGTCCCGACGCGATGCCCTCAGGTACCTGCTCGCCGGGGCGGGGCTGGGCGCGGTGGCCGCGATGCACGACGTGCCGCCGGCATCGGCGGCCACGCCGCAGCTGATCGACTTCGCGGAGCACCTGGTGGCGCCGGAGCAGATCAGCGCCGCGGGCTATGTCGGGGCGGTCGTCTTCGTGTCCGCATCGCGGCCAGGCGCGAACTTCGACTTCAAGCCCGTCACCCGCGGCTATGCGGACGCGTTGCGCGCCAACGGCCTTCACGTCGTCAGCAACTTCCAGTACGGCAAGCCCGGCTGGCCGACACCCTCGGATTACACCCGTGGGTACGACGGTGGCGTCGCCGACGGCCAGACCGCACTGCGCCTGCACGCAGCCGCGGGCGGTCCGGACTCGGCTCCCATCTTCTTCAGCGTCGACGAGGACATCGACCGCGACACGTGGAACTCCCTGGCGAGTCAATGGTTTCGAGGCATCAACTCGGTGGTGGGCGCCGGCCGCACCGGCATCTACGGACACTCCCGGGCGTGTGCGTGGGCCATCGGCGATGGGGTCGTCGGCGCGTCGAGCACCGCGGGACGACGATGGGCCTGGCAGACCAGGGCGTGGTCGCATGGCGAGCGCGAGCCCGCAGCCGTCCTCTATCAGACCGCGATCTTCACCGCCTCGGAAGCCGCGGTCGTGCTGGGCGGCGTCCACGTCGATGCCGACGACATCCTCGCGGTCGACTTCGGTCAGTGGGATCTCGACCGCTGA
- a CDS encoding SIS domain-containing protein, with amino-acid sequence MKPAGFGTDLRRKPEVLHRLAVTLAAGNPWAGVVPTDVQRVVLLGMGSSAYAGGVAAARMRARGLVVSSELASSTLLPAWGSGTFVVATSASGGSVETVDALSRLPDAVDTVALTNTPASAITERCDAVVDLAAEPEVGGVACRSYQHTLALLLALECHLLGTDTTALAATVAAAADASAHLLATEPGWRPAVSDLLLGPSGTHLAAPAHRFCSAQQGALMLREGPRLPAVGCETGDWSHVDVYLTKTTDYRLLVFAGSAWEPQLAEWTTARGSVVVGVGGDVPGARHVLRYPGDTDDDVRLLTEVLVAELIAAAAWQAAVQ; translated from the coding sequence GTGAAACCAGCCGGTTTCGGCACCGACCTCCGGCGCAAACCCGAGGTGCTGCACCGTCTCGCCGTGACGCTCGCGGCGGGCAACCCCTGGGCGGGAGTGGTCCCCACCGACGTGCAGCGGGTGGTGCTGCTCGGCATGGGCTCCTCGGCGTACGCGGGTGGCGTCGCCGCGGCCCGGATGCGCGCCCGGGGACTGGTGGTCTCCTCGGAGTTGGCGTCGTCGACACTCCTCCCCGCCTGGGGCAGTGGGACGTTCGTGGTCGCGACGTCGGCCAGCGGCGGGTCGGTGGAGACCGTCGATGCCCTGAGCCGGCTCCCAGACGCCGTCGACACGGTCGCTCTGACCAACACCCCGGCATCGGCGATCACCGAACGCTGCGACGCCGTCGTCGACCTGGCGGCCGAGCCGGAGGTCGGCGGTGTGGCCTGCCGCAGCTACCAGCACACCCTGGCCCTGCTGCTGGCCCTCGAATGTCATCTGCTGGGTACCGACACCACCGCACTGGCAGCCACGGTGGCCGCGGCGGCCGACGCGTCGGCGCACCTGCTCGCCACCGAACCCGGTTGGCGGCCAGCCGTTTCCGATCTGCTACTCGGGCCGTCTGGCACACACCTGGCCGCCCCCGCGCACCGGTTCTGCTCGGCCCAGCAGGGTGCGCTCATGCTCCGCGAAGGCCCGCGTCTGCCTGCGGTCGGGTGTGAGACCGGGGACTGGAGTCACGTCGACGTCTACCTGACCAAGACCACCGACTACCGACTGTTGGTCTTCGCCGGCTCTGCCTGGGAACCGCAACTCGCCGAGTGGACCACCGCCCGCGGGAGCGTCGTCGTGGGCGTCGGCGGCGACGTCCCCGGCGCCCGGCACGTCCTTCGCTATCCGGGTGACACCGACGACGACGTCCGGCTGCTCACCGAGGTGCTGGTGGCCGAGTTGATCGCCGCGGCGGCGTGGCAGGCGGCGGTGCAATGA
- a CDS encoding glucosamine kinase, translating to MTEPVDALDLTDGTRLAIVTDGDRLAAVPQTRDGDGPWRRARPGDGVAAALLATLAGGSATKGAFGIHSWVSRVVGGERTVGVDQTNESVIVGEAAVVKWATHLQDGPHPAPRRIGVLRHADFRGMPAPWGLVTWTPPGGAATLVANVDEYLPGAVDGWTWAVELITDAARDGAPAPFVDAADRVGAVVAELHSALASTATVATRADAERWRDDALQTLEIVCALDGFASSHCTRSHRDELRTILDALGRLAGTPVIEGHGDLHVGQILRSRDRFVVTDFDGNPVLTAPQRMLPIPAALDVAGMAQSLVHAGLVAARYTPLEPAALHRIEVAGRTAFLGAYTLRLAALGQSRLYDPGSLRAFRTQQVLREVIYAATHLPRWMYVPDAALPALLNEGTIQ from the coding sequence TTGACTGAACCGGTCGATGCGCTCGACCTCACCGACGGCACCCGCCTCGCCATCGTCACCGACGGCGACCGACTCGCCGCCGTTCCGCAGACGCGCGACGGCGACGGTCCTTGGCGGCGGGCACGGCCGGGCGACGGGGTGGCCGCCGCACTGCTCGCTACCCTGGCCGGAGGGTCGGCGACCAAGGGAGCGTTCGGCATTCACTCCTGGGTATCGCGAGTCGTCGGGGGTGAGCGGACGGTCGGCGTCGACCAGACCAACGAGTCGGTGATCGTCGGCGAGGCCGCCGTGGTGAAGTGGGCCACGCACCTGCAGGACGGCCCACATCCGGCACCACGGCGGATCGGCGTGCTGCGTCACGCCGACTTCCGCGGTATGCCCGCACCGTGGGGCCTGGTCACGTGGACGCCTCCTGGCGGCGCCGCCACCCTGGTGGCCAACGTCGACGAGTACCTGCCCGGCGCGGTCGACGGCTGGACCTGGGCGGTCGAGTTGATCACCGACGCCGCCCGCGACGGCGCGCCCGCTCCGTTCGTCGACGCGGCCGACCGGGTCGGTGCCGTGGTCGCCGAATTGCATTCGGCGCTGGCGAGCACCGCCACCGTCGCGACCAGGGCCGACGCCGAGCGATGGCGCGACGACGCCCTGCAAACGCTCGAAATCGTTTGCGCCCTGGATGGTTTCGCCAGCAGTCACTGCACCCGCTCCCATCGCGACGAGCTGAGGACGATCCTCGACGCGCTAGGCCGGCTCGCGGGCACCCCGGTGATCGAGGGGCACGGCGATCTGCACGTCGGCCAGATCCTGCGCAGCCGCGACCGTTTCGTCGTGACCGACTTCGACGGCAACCCGGTGCTCACCGCACCGCAGCGGATGCTTCCGATTCCCGCGGCGCTCGACGTCGCGGGGATGGCCCAGTCGTTGGTGCACGCCGGGTTGGTGGCGGCCAGGTACACGCCACTCGAGCCCGCCGCGCTGCACCGTATCGAGGTGGCGGGCCGTACGGCATTCCTCGGCGCGTACACGCTCCGGCTGGCCGCGCTCGGCCAGTCGCGGCTCTACGACCCCGGGTCCTTGCGGGCGTTCCGCACGCAGCAGGTGCTGCGTGAAGTCATCTATGCCGCAACGCACCTCCCCCGGTGGATGTACGTGCCGGACGCGGCACTGCCCGCACTCCTGAACGAAGGGACGATACAGTGA
- a CDS encoding glycosyltransferase, with amino-acid sequence MPTQLTIMFWPESAYGPTNQCIGLAAILRDRGHTIVFAAESSWAGKLAPLGFVEELVDLAEPAEDAGAEDAGKFWTDFIAETAPEFRKPTVDQLESFIKPTYQALIDGAKYCEPRLREIIAKHRPDVLVEDNVVLFPALVTSGAPFVRIVSCSPLEVSGPGVPPPFSGLPSADPTQWVDYRAEFERTHRDLWAEFDAWVRAQGAEPLPDLEFMPRANAANLYVYPAEADYLQARPLDDTWTRMDSSVRETDEDYPLPAAVAERPDDSALIYLSLGSLGGADVDLMRRLIAVLGTTRHRFIVSKGPQADQITLPNNMIGAQMLPQTKVIPQVDLVISHGGNNTTTEALHFGKPLIVLPLFWDQYENAQRIDELGFGVRLDTYAFADAELTDAVERLLADTDLRARLDDIGTAIRARDGLRVGADVIERVGARHRGSVD; translated from the coding sequence ATGCCGACACAACTGACGATCATGTTCTGGCCGGAGTCGGCCTACGGACCGACGAACCAGTGCATCGGGCTGGCCGCCATCCTGCGCGACCGCGGCCACACCATCGTCTTCGCGGCGGAGAGTTCATGGGCGGGCAAGCTGGCGCCGCTGGGATTCGTCGAGGAGCTCGTCGACCTGGCCGAACCGGCCGAGGACGCCGGTGCGGAGGACGCCGGTAAGTTCTGGACCGACTTCATCGCCGAGACCGCGCCGGAGTTCCGCAAGCCGACGGTCGACCAGCTCGAGTCGTTCATCAAGCCCACCTATCAGGCCCTCATCGACGGGGCAAAGTACTGCGAACCGCGGCTGCGCGAGATCATCGCCAAGCACCGCCCCGACGTCCTCGTCGAGGACAACGTTGTACTCTTCCCGGCGCTGGTGACCTCGGGCGCCCCGTTCGTGCGCATCGTGTCGTGTAGTCCGCTGGAGGTGTCGGGTCCCGGTGTGCCGCCGCCGTTCTCCGGATTGCCGAGCGCCGATCCGACCCAGTGGGTTGACTACCGCGCCGAGTTCGAGCGCACTCACCGCGACCTGTGGGCCGAGTTCGACGCCTGGGTGCGGGCCCAGGGCGCCGAGCCACTACCCGACCTGGAGTTCATGCCCCGCGCCAACGCGGCCAACCTGTACGTCTACCCCGCCGAGGCCGACTATCTTCAGGCCCGGCCGCTCGACGACACCTGGACCCGGATGGACTCCAGCGTGCGTGAGACCGACGAGGACTACCCGCTGCCCGCCGCGGTCGCCGAACGCCCGGACGATAGCGCCTTGATCTACCTGTCGCTGGGCTCACTCGGCGGTGCCGACGTCGATCTGATGCGCCGACTGATCGCGGTACTGGGCACCACCCGGCACCGCTTCATCGTCAGCAAGGGACCGCAGGCCGATCAGATCACGTTGCCGAACAACATGATCGGCGCCCAGATGCTGCCCCAGACGAAGGTGATCCCGCAGGTGGACCTGGTCATCTCGCACGGCGGGAACAACACCACCACCGAGGCGCTGCACTTCGGCAAGCCCTTGATCGTCCTGCCGCTGTTCTGGGACCAGTACGAAAACGCCCAGCGCATCGACGAACTCGGGTTCGGTGTGCGGCTGGACACCTACGCCTTCGCCGACGCCGAGTTGACCGATGCCGTCGAGCGTCTGCTCGCCGACACCGACCTGCGGGCCCGACTGGACGACATCGGTACTGCGATCCGCGCCCGCGACGGGTTGCGGGTGGGCGCGGACGTCATCGAGCGGGTGGGCGCGCGGCACCGAGGTTCGGTTGACTGA
- a CDS encoding DUF4185 domain-containing protein, translating into MADITGPGISDRWGVTATDLGASILAPNGTLVSVFGDTFSGNRVGQGAWRSPVVLIGTGDARNPITWERAGGPNPDFAEQLWHYVHDTTGPRWSQGGISTVLPSDLLRVDDTLYLHAMVNRGFPEVIWTEIWCSDDSGVSWRHLGERAKFPAALHGGYAQCWSWDYDPDDGWVYVVSTSFKRDKGIILRRVRTVDIGDMREYSGWGFAGGRWGWNNEPTPITPAGETWGELSFRRLASGTWILGGFLSSKYALGYRIVAGPTANMYEAPIQMPVTGSKWDGEDHTSSRVAQLYGGYVLPGSQLDVRGGVGLVVSQWKTDSGWPYGAMQFSSTLRDTNRDRGVDPADPINL; encoded by the coding sequence ATGGCCGACATCACCGGCCCGGGTATCAGCGACAGATGGGGTGTTACCGCGACCGATCTCGGCGCGTCGATCCTCGCACCCAACGGAACCTTGGTGTCGGTCTTCGGAGACACGTTCTCGGGCAATCGAGTTGGTCAAGGAGCGTGGCGCTCGCCCGTCGTGCTCATCGGCACCGGGGATGCACGGAATCCGATCACCTGGGAACGTGCCGGGGGCCCCAATCCCGATTTTGCAGAACAGCTCTGGCACTACGTCCACGACACGACGGGTCCGCGTTGGTCGCAGGGCGGCATCAGCACGGTGCTGCCGTCAGACCTGCTGCGCGTCGACGACACGCTCTACCTCCACGCGATGGTGAATCGAGGCTTCCCCGAGGTCATCTGGACCGAGATCTGGTGTTCTGACGACAGTGGGGTGTCCTGGCGCCACCTCGGCGAGAGGGCGAAGTTCCCCGCTGCGTTGCATGGCGGGTACGCCCAATGTTGGTCGTGGGACTACGACCCCGACGACGGCTGGGTCTACGTGGTGTCTACCAGCTTCAAGCGGGACAAGGGCATCATCCTGCGTCGGGTGCGCACTGTCGACATCGGCGACATGAGGGAGTACTCGGGCTGGGGCTTCGCCGGCGGACGCTGGGGATGGAACAACGAGCCCACCCCGATCACGCCGGCCGGCGAGACGTGGGGGGAGCTCTCCTTCCGCCGCCTCGCGAGTGGCACCTGGATTCTCGGCGGGTTCCTCTCGTCGAAGTACGCGCTGGGCTATCGCATCGTCGCCGGGCCCACCGCCAACATGTACGAAGCACCGATTCAGATGCCCGTCACCGGGTCGAAGTGGGATGGCGAGGACCACACCTCCAGCCGGGTGGCCCAGCTCTACGGCGGGTACGTCCTCCCGGGCTCGCAGCTCGACGTCCGAGGCGGTGTCGGTCTGGTCGTGTCACAGTGGAAGACCGACAGCGGCTGGCCGTACGGTGCGATGCAGTTCAGTTCCACACTGCGCGACACGAATCGCGACCGCGGCGTGGATCCAGCGGACCCCATCAACCTCTAG
- a CDS encoding lipase family protein, whose product MRRRAVWIGVVLAVVVGLIVVGSPLGFNLIGRQWNSSRGDGHVDPVPIEGANLGGTETGSVMSAMTMPEFLDTAGERNLRAARVVYRSTNGDSGAQTTVSGAVFTPDGPPPPGGWPVIALAHGTTGLDEECAPSLTDDLWGLSEPVLGYVKNGYAVALTDYQGLGEEGVHPYMDAKTAGLNVIDSVRALRHTFPDVSDRWLAFGGSQGGAAAWAADELAATYAPELTIVGAVANSPAADVAGVVDEAQRGTLTYDQMPLFLTIVESVARLHDDVDRGDFRSGAAASYWVPLLSCNPETSTYRAAQRKRLAPDQFTPRTMAAADRLRGILAGWALPRGPLSAPLSVVYGADDTFIDARWTTDAIARQCALGGVVQWQLQSGRGHGDVDIASQFTWLADRFAGQPAVDQCP is encoded by the coding sequence ATGCGACGGCGCGCGGTCTGGATCGGCGTCGTCCTCGCGGTCGTGGTCGGCCTGATCGTGGTGGGTTCTCCACTGGGCTTCAATCTGATTGGCCGACAATGGAATTCATCACGAGGTGACGGCCACGTCGATCCGGTTCCGATCGAGGGCGCCAACCTCGGCGGCACGGAGACTGGCAGCGTGATGAGCGCGATGACCATGCCCGAGTTCCTCGACACCGCCGGTGAGCGCAACCTCCGGGCCGCGCGCGTGGTGTACCGGTCCACCAACGGCGACAGCGGCGCGCAGACCACGGTGTCGGGTGCGGTGTTCACCCCCGACGGCCCGCCGCCGCCAGGTGGCTGGCCGGTCATCGCCTTGGCTCACGGCACGACTGGCCTCGACGAGGAGTGTGCGCCGTCGCTGACCGACGACCTGTGGGGCCTGTCCGAACCGGTGCTGGGATACGTCAAGAACGGCTACGCCGTGGCGCTCACCGACTACCAGGGTCTCGGTGAGGAAGGTGTGCATCCCTACATGGATGCGAAGACCGCTGGCCTCAACGTGATCGACTCCGTGCGCGCGCTGCGCCACACGTTCCCCGACGTCTCCGATCGGTGGTTGGCCTTCGGCGGCTCGCAGGGCGGTGCTGCGGCCTGGGCCGCCGACGAATTGGCCGCGACGTATGCGCCGGAGCTGACAATCGTCGGCGCCGTGGCCAATTCACCTGCGGCCGACGTCGCGGGGGTCGTCGACGAGGCGCAGCGCGGCACGCTGACCTACGATCAGATGCCCCTGTTCCTGACCATCGTCGAGTCGGTGGCGCGACTGCACGACGACGTCGACCGCGGCGACTTCAGGTCCGGCGCGGCAGCCAGCTACTGGGTGCCGCTGCTGTCGTGCAATCCCGAGACGAGCACCTACCGCGCCGCCCAGCGGAAGCGTTTGGCGCCGGACCAATTCACGCCGCGGACCATGGCTGCCGCCGACCGGCTCCGCGGGATCCTCGCCGGATGGGCTCTGCCCCGCGGCCCGTTGTCAGCACCGCTGTCGGTCGTCTACGGCGCCGACGACACCTTCATCGACGCCAGGTGGACGACCGACGCCATCGCCCGGCAGTGCGCTCTCGGGGGTGTCGTGCAGTGGCAGCTGCAATCGGGGCGCGGCCACGGCGACGTCGATATCGCCAGCCAATTCACCTGGTTGGCAGACAGATTCGCGGGCCAGCCCGCGGTCGACCAGTGCCCTTGA
- a CDS encoding penicillin-binding transpeptidase domain-containing protein, whose protein sequence is MTRRCLMSILLGALLLGSTGCSLFSSPKPDDAFHAFAAALDRKDAGAAAASTDDQNAATAAITAMFDGMGKDVTLKVDAQDPGDDEKTAKLTYSWSWGENKTLGYDATATATQSGDDWRVHWDPSLLHPKLKSGMTFQYSDDKNFLTPVTDRDGQPLLTWQTIGVVNLTRDHLDSAAPLAALLKPFDASITAESIAGQFDATQDATVTVVKLREEDLAGVSGQLAQLPGVSVAEQGALLTANRDLSSPAVDGLPALWQKAIDAAAGWSVMLVSSTGQDKGQPTEQLTSTPARDTSPIRTTLDLRLQLLAQQAVAAEPRPAVLVAISPSTGGILAAAQNAAANAQGPIAFSGSYPPGSTFKTITTAAALQAGLATPGTPEACPGTVTVENRTIPNEDEFDLGTVPLSTAFAKSCNTTMAALADQLPADALPNMARLFGIGVDYVIPGLTTITGNVPNADTPAQKVENGIGQGTVTVSPFGLAVAEASLGHGSTITPTLVVGETTTLNTPSASIPPTVVDDLRTMMLQTVSDGTATALQDVPGLGGKTGTAEFGDNTHSHGWFAGIAGDLAFATLVVGGDTSAPAITVSGDFLRPAVAG, encoded by the coding sequence ATGACGAGACGCTGCCTGATGTCGATCCTGCTCGGTGCCCTGCTCCTGGGTTCGACCGGTTGTTCGCTGTTCTCCAGCCCGAAGCCCGACGACGCCTTCCACGCCTTCGCCGCCGCATTGGACCGCAAGGACGCCGGCGCCGCGGCAGCGAGCACCGACGATCAGAACGCCGCGACGGCGGCGATCACCGCCATGTTCGACGGGATGGGCAAGGACGTCACGCTTAAGGTCGACGCCCAGGACCCCGGTGACGACGAAAAGACCGCGAAGCTGACCTACTCGTGGTCGTGGGGCGAGAACAAGACCCTGGGCTACGACGCCACGGCGACGGCGACGCAGTCCGGCGACGACTGGCGCGTGCACTGGGATCCCAGCCTGCTCCACCCGAAGCTGAAGTCCGGGATGACCTTTCAATACAGCGACGACAAGAACTTCCTCACACCGGTCACCGACCGGGACGGCCAACCGCTGCTCACGTGGCAGACGATCGGCGTGGTGAACCTGACCCGCGACCATCTCGACTCCGCGGCTCCGCTGGCGGCACTGCTGAAACCCTTCGACGCCTCGATCACCGCGGAGTCGATCGCCGGGCAATTCGACGCGACGCAGGACGCCACCGTCACGGTGGTGAAACTGCGCGAGGAGGATCTGGCTGGGGTCAGCGGCCAGCTCGCGCAGCTGCCCGGCGTGTCCGTGGCCGAACAGGGGGCGCTCCTGACGGCGAACCGCGACCTGTCCTCACCGGCGGTCGACGGGCTTCCGGCATTGTGGCAGAAGGCAATCGACGCGGCTGCGGGATGGTCGGTGATGCTGGTCTCCAGCACGGGTCAGGACAAAGGCCAACCGACGGAGCAGCTGACCTCTACACCGGCGCGCGACACCTCGCCGATCCGCACCACCCTCGACCTGCGGTTGCAGCTTCTGGCCCAGCAGGCCGTCGCCGCCGAACCCCGGCCCGCGGTGCTGGTAGCCATCTCCCCCTCGACCGGCGGCATTCTGGCGGCCGCCCAGAACGCGGCGGCCAACGCACAGGGACCGATCGCCTTCTCGGGTTCCTACCCGCCGGGCTCGACGTTCAAGACGATCACGACGGCCGCGGCCCTGCAGGCGGGGCTCGCGACACCGGGCACCCCGGAAGCCTGCCCCGGCACGGTGACCGTGGAGAACCGCACGATCCCCAACGAGGATGAATTCGATCTTGGAACCGTGCCGTTGTCGACGGCGTTCGCGAAGTCGTGCAACACCACGATGGCCGCGCTGGCCGACCAGTTGCCCGCCGATGCACTGCCAAACATGGCGCGACTGTTCGGCATTGGCGTCGACTACGTCATTCCCGGTCTCACCACCATCACCGGGAACGTCCCCAACGCCGACACGCCCGCGCAGAAGGTCGAGAACGGAATCGGTCAGGGCACCGTCACGGTCAGCCCCTTCGGGTTGGCCGTCGCCGAGGCCAGTCTGGGGCACGGTTCGACGATCACGCCGACCCTCGTGGTCGGTGAGACGACGACCTTGAACACCCCGTCCGCTTCCATCCCGCCCACGGTCGTGGACGATCTACGCACGATGATGCTGCAGACGGTGTCCGACGGTACGGCCACTGCGCTGCAGGACGTCCCCGGTCTCGGCGGTAAGACGGGTACCGCCGAATTCGGCGACAACACGCACTCCCACGGCTGGTTCGCCGGTATCGCCGGCGATCTCGCCTTCGCGACGCTGGTCGTCGGCGGTGACACGTCCGCACCCGCCATCACCGTGTCCGGCGACTTCCTGCGTCCCGCCGTGGCGGGCTGA
- a CDS encoding DUF732 domain-containing protein, with protein sequence MTVISGFIDVSAKASSAMAISVGIVVAASAAPAPAHADAISDSFLSALTNSGVTVADPNMAVSMAQSICPLLVKPGGNFAAVASQMGGTNGVSPGMANLFTSIAISMYCPSMMASLANGNWLGQGAQMGLTGLPGLSGFGIPGI encoded by the coding sequence ATGACGGTCATCTCAGGCTTCATCGACGTGTCGGCGAAGGCGTCGAGCGCAATGGCCATCTCCGTGGGCATCGTGGTCGCGGCCAGTGCCGCTCCCGCTCCGGCGCACGCCGATGCGATCAGCGACAGCTTCCTCTCGGCCCTCACCAATTCCGGTGTCACGGTCGCCGATCCGAACATGGCCGTCTCGATGGCGCAGTCCATCTGCCCCCTGCTGGTCAAGCCCGGCGGCAACTTCGCCGCCGTCGCCTCGCAGATGGGTGGCACCAACGGCGTCTCACCCGGGATGGCCAACCTGTTCACGAGCATCGCCATCTCGATGTACTGCCCCTCGATGATGGCATCGCTGGCGAACGGCAACTGGCTCGGTCAGGGCGCTCAGATGGGACTGACCGGTCTGCCGGGGCTGTCCGGCTTCGGCATCCCGGGCATCTGA